In Acidimicrobiia bacterium, the sequence AGCCGGGATTGCTCCCGTTGCAAGGCACCAGCGTCGCGGCAGACGGGACCCCTCAGCCTTGGATCACCGGACCGGTGGCCAAGGACTTCTACAAATGGCGGGTGAGCGTCACCACCGAAGCAGAGAACCCGCAGCTGGTGAACATCGACATCGGGAAGTACTCCGAGAGTGCCAGCCAGATCCGGCTGTTCGTCGCGAACCAGTTCAACGCGCTTCCAGCCGGATCGAGCTTCCCCCCGTACGACCTCGTCTTGTTCGGACCTGATGACACAAGTGTCCGGGCGCGCAGCGGCGACGCGTTCGCGTCGTCCGAGATCGGGGCGGTCGAGATCAAGCGCGGCGGCAAGGGCAAGTTCACGCTCGAGCTCGACGACCAGCTGCATGCCGGATTCGCTGCAGCGCAGGTCGTTGTGCAGGGGCAGGACAACGCGGTGCTCCTCGCGACCGGCTTCCAGGTCAAGTTCTGAGCACTCGCTCGCTCCGCCCCTCCGGTGCCGAGCGCGAGACAATGGACCCATGACGGAGCGTGAGCAGCCGTGGATGATGCGGACGTACTCGGGCCACTCCTCGGCTCGGGCGTCGAACGAGCTGTACCGCACGAACCTGGCCAAGGGGCAGACCGGCCTGTCAGTGGCCTTCGACCTCCCGACGCAGACCGGCTACGACCCCGACCACATCCTCGCCCGCGGCGAGGTCGGCAAGGTCGGCGTGCCCGTCCCAAACCTCGGCGAGATGCGCACGCTCTTCGACGGGATTCCGCTCGACGAGATGAACACGTCGATGACGATCAACGCCACCGCGATGTGGCTCCTCGGCATGTACCTCGCGCTGGCCGAGGAGCAGCGGGTCGACCCGGGCGCGCTGGCCGGGACCACCCAGAACGACATCGTCAAGGAGTACTTGAGCCGCGGCACGTACATCTTCGGCCCGATCCCGTCCCGCCGGCTGACCGTCGACGTGATCTGCCACACGGTGCGCAACGTGCCGAAGTGGAACCCGATCAACGTGTGCTCGTACCACTTGCAGGAAGCTGGCGCGACGCCGGTCCAGGAGATCGCGTACGCGCTCGCCACCGCTGTTGGCGTGCTGGACGCGGTGCGCGAGTCCGGTCAGATCCCCGCCGACGAGATGCCCGAGGTCGTCGGCCGAATCTCCTTCTTCGTGAACTCGGGCATCCGCTTCGTCGAAGAGACGTGCAAGGTGCGCGCGTTCTCGCGGCTCTGGGAGCACCTCGTTGCCGAGCGCTATGGCGTGACGGACGAGAAGCTGCGGCGGTTCCGCTACGGCGTGCAGGTGAACTCCCTCGGACTCACCGAGAAGCAGCCGGAGAACAACGTGCAGCGCATCGTGCTGGAGACGCTGGGCGTCACGCTCTCGAAGGACGCGCGGGCGCGAGCCATCCAGCTGCCCACGTGGAACGAGGCGCTGGGTCTGCCGCGCCCCTGGGATCAGCAGTGGTCGCTGCGCATCCAGCAGGTGCTCGCGTTCGAGACCGACCTGCTCGAGTACGGCGACATCTTCGACGGATCGAAGGTGATCGAGGCCAAGACCACCGAGCTTGCCGGCGCCGCGGAGGCGGAGCTGGCGTGGGTGCTCGACGGCGGCGGCGCGTTCGAGATGACCGAGGCCATGAAGGGCCGCCTCGTGCAGAGCCACGCCGAGCGCGTGCGCAAGATCGAGTCGGGCGAGCTCGAGGTCATCGGCGTCAACTGCTTCCAGGAGACGGCGGCATCGCCACTCGTGACCGAGGACGCCGAGCACATCCTCGTGGTCGACCCTGCCGCCGAGGCCGAGCAGATCGAACGGCTCGAGCAGTGGCGGCGTGATCGTGACGGCGACGCCGTCGCCAAGGCGATGGACCGCCTGCGGGAGACCGCGGCGACCGACGAGAACCTGATGCCGGCAACGATGGAGCTCGCCCGCGCCGGCGGGACGGTCGGTGAGTGGTCCGACGCGCTGCGGGCGGAGTTCGGCGAGTACCGCGCGCCTACGGGCATCGGTGGGGTCGCCGTCGCGCCGAGCGACGCGCTCGTCGTCGTGCGCACGCGCGCGCAGCAGGCCGCGAAGGAACTCGGTGGTCCGCTTCGGATGCTCGTGGGCAAGCCCGGCCTCGACGGTCACTCCAACGGTGCGGAGCAGATCGCGGTGGCTGCGCGCGACGCGGGCTTCGAGGTCGTGTACCAGGGCATCCGGCTCACCCCGGCGCAGATCGCCGCGGCCGCGCGCGACGAAGATGTGGATGTCGTCGGCCTGTCGATCCTCTCCGGCTCGCACCTCGAGCTCGTGCCCGAGACCGTGCGGCTGATCCGTGAGGCGGGTTCCGACGCGCCGGTGGTCGTGGGCGGGATCATCCCCGACGCGGATCGACCGACCCTCGAACGGGCGGGCGTGGCGGCCGTCTACACGCCGAAGGACTACAAGACCTCGGCGATCATCGCCGACATCGTCGAGCTCGCCATCGAGCATCGGAAACGCTTGGCCCGGACGGCCTGACGTTCGGCCGGTCTGCCCCGTTGAGCCGATTTCGACGTTTTCGCAGGTCGGAGGCCTGTTTTCGACTGTCACACCCGCCCAGCCCCAGTCACCAGCTCGAAACTTCCCCACCAGCACCTTGACAACTTCATAGGTAATCGTGGGGACGGTGAAACCGTTTGCCCCGCGCGAGCGTCTTTGTCGTGGTGACACGAACGCCTGAGCTCACCGGCTTCTGCCGGGAGGCCTGGCCGCGCCTGGTCGGCGCGCTCAGCCTCTACACGGGCGATCGCCACGTTGCCGAAGAGCTGTCCCAGGAGGCGCTCGTGCGGGTGTGCGAACGGTGGACGGAGGTGCGGGCGATGGAATCGCCGATGGGCTGGGCCCATCGGGTCGGGTTCAACCTCGCCAGCTCGCACTACCGCCGCCGCGGGGCTGAACGACGGGCGCGCCAGCGCCTCGGCGCAGTGGTCGACGTGACCGCGCCACCAGTGGAGGCCGCCGATGCGCTCGCGCTGAGAAACGCGGTGGCCGCGCTCCCGGAGTCACAGCGTCGGGCTCTCGTGCTCCGGTACTACGTCGATCTGCCGGTGGCCGACGTCGCGCTGCTCATGGACTGCCCCGAGAACACGGTGAAGACGCATACCCGGCGGGCGATCGAGAGCCTTCGTGGCGCGGGGCTCACGACGGACGACGAGCTACGGACCGAATCGAAGGAGATGCACGGTGGCGAATGACGTGAACGAGACCCTGCGCGCGGCGGCCGCGTCGCCGACACGCGACGCGCCCCTCTCTCTGATCGAAGCCCGACTGCGCCGGCGCCGCCACGTGCGTCGCGGTGCCGCGGGGGTGTGCGCACTGGCGCTCATCGCCGCACTCGGTGGCGGTGTCGCATTGAGCGTCGACAGTGGACCGCGCATCGAGACGGTGACCCCCGCCGCGTCTCCGGGCGTCAGCGCCGGGGACCCGCCGGTCTCCGTGGACCTTCCGGACGGATGGGTCGAGAGTCCGATCGAGCCCGGCATGCGGTTCGACGGCGAGATCCTTGCCGTGGGCACCACGCTGCAGCCGGCTGGCGTTCCACACTCGGCCTGCTTCGAAGACGAGATGTACAACGACGACGTCGTCGTCGTGCTCCGAGAGACCACCCATGTCACCGTTCTCGAGAAGGAGCTCGCGGCGACACAGCGGCTCACGACCGAGGCGTACGGGCAGTATCCACTTCGCCCCGACAACTTCGCCACGGCGGAGAGTGCGGTCTCGACGTGCCTCGCCATCGGCACCGACGTGCCGTGGGAGATCCACCGCTACACGTTCTCGGATCAGGGTCGTGTCTTCATCGCCGATGTCGGCTTCGGGCCGACGTCGACACCCGAGGCTCGGGCCGAGGCGTTCGCGGTCCTGAACAGCCTGGTGGTGGAGCCGTGGTTGGAGGAGCCACCGGTGCCGGTCACGACCGTGCCGCCGTCGACGGTTCCGGCGTCGGCCGACACCCAGGCGATCGAGGCTGCGTTCGAGACGTGGGTCGCGGCGGGGCCACCCGACTTCGACGGTGCCGAAGCGGTGATCGAGGACTTCGCATCGATCAAGGCGACGGCACAGGAAGCTGCGGACCTTGTGGGGAATCCGCAGTGCTACACGGGACGCGTGGACGCCATCACGCGCATCGACGAGGACGATGCCGATGTCATCTTCTCGTTCTTCTGCGACGGGCTCCCGGCGGTACCGACCAATCAGCCCGGCCGAGCGGTGAAGATCGACGGTGTCTGGATGGTCAGTCGCGACACGGTGTGCGCGACGTTCGCGATCGGGCAAGCACGTTGTCCACCCCGCGAATGAATCACTAGCGCGCGTACATCGCCTCGATCTCGTCGGTGTACTTGGTGTTCACGCCGCGGCGCTTGAGCTTCATGGTCGGCGTGAGCTCCTCGGAGTCGGCGAGCCACTCGGCGCCGAGGACCGTGTACTTCTTGATGCGCTCGACGTTCGAGAAGCGCTTGTTGGCCTCGGCCACGTTGCGCTCGACCTCCTCGAGCACCACCGGGTCAAGCGCGAGCTCGGCAAGCGACGTCGCCTTGACACCTTGCTTGGCCGCCCACGCCGGGGCCACGTCGGGGTCGAGTACGACCAGCGCCGAGACGAACGGGCGGTTGTCGCCGATCACCGCGGCCTGACCGATCAGCGGGAACGACTTGAGCGCCGATTCCAGGTTGGCCGGCGAGATGTTCTTGCCGCCCGCGGTGATGATCAGCTCCTTCTTACGGTCGACGATCTTGAGGTACTGGTCGTCGTCGAACACACCGATGTCGCCGGTGTGGAGCCAGCCGTCGTCGTCGAGCGCTTCGGCCGTTCGCTCGGCATCGTTGAGGTAGCCGCGGAAGATGTTGCCGCCCCGGGCGAGCACCTCGCCGTCGTCGGCCAGCCGAACCTCGCAACCGGGGATCGGCGGGCCCACGGTGCCCACCTTCACGCGGAAGGGGGTCCACGTCATCGGGCCGGAGGTCTCCGAGAGCCCGTAGATCTCCGACATCTCCAGGCCCAGCGCGCGGAAGAACTTCAGCACCTCGACGGGGAGCGGCGCCGCGCCGCTGATCGCCGCCTTGATCTGGTCGAGACCCAGCAGGCCGAGCACGAAGTCGCCCACCGGCTTGGCCTTCTCGTTGTATTCGGCGGCCAGGTCAGCGGGGAGTGCCTCGCCGCGCGCCCGGTACTCCGACTCCTGCTCACCGACCGGGAGCGCAGCGTCGAGCATCGCTTGTTGGTTGGCGTCGGCACCCGCGAGCGCGAGCACGCCGGCGTGGATCTTCTCCCACACGCGCGGCACGGCGAACATGATCTCGGGCTTCACCTGGGGGAGGTAGGACGCGACCTGTGACGGCTCCGGGCAGGTCGTCACCTCGAACACACCGACGATCCCCTGGTAGTGCGACACCATGCGCTCCGCGATGTGCGCCATCGGCAGGTACGACACCATCCGGCTGAAGTACGGCACGGCCTCCCAGCAGCCCAGCAGGCTCTCGACGGTCCAGACGACGTTCGCGTGGTCGAGCATCACACCCTTCGGCGGACCGGTCGTCCCCGACGTGTAGATGATGGTTGCGAGGTCGTCGGGTTCGGCGACGCTCGCGGCGGCGTCGAGGTCGATCGGGTCGCGTTGCAACAGGTCGTGCCAATGGAGCACGTTACCGGGGGCGCGCCCGTCGTCCTCGATGATCACGACCGCGCCGAGCGCGGGCAGCTCGTCACGCACCTTCAGCACGCGCTCGAGGTAGTCGACGTCCTCGACGATGGCCACAACCGCGCCGCAATGGCGCGCCAGGTACTCCACCTGCTCCGGTGCCGAGGAGTTGTAGATCGACACAGGAGTGGCACCGAGGAGCATGGTGGCGACGTCGGCGATGTGGAACTGGGGTCGGTTGCGCATCATCAGCACGACGCGTTCGCCCTTGACGACGCCGAGCTCCGAGAGCGCGGCGGCAAGCCGGCACGCCCGCTCGGCGTAGTCGGACCAGGTCCACTCGCCCCAGCCCTCCTCGCCGGCAGGGGTGGCTTCCTTCCACCGCAACGCGACGCGCGCGCCGTGCTCGCGGACGGTGTCACGGAAGCGGGTGGCGACGGTGTGCCCTGCCACCGTGCGTGCGATGTCGTCGCTCGAAACGCTCATGGTTCCCCCGGGAAGCACGACCTTGCGACGGCAGTCTCGCGCGGGCGACGCGCGCCGTCGCTCCGCCGCCAGTTGTCCACACCCACCGGTCGAGAAGTCTGGGAGAACCCTGCGGTCTCCCGCCGGAGCCGTGGAGAACCTGTGGAGAACTCCCCGGGAGAGTGGAGAACTCCCCCCCGGCTGGTGAATACTTGCCCCGGATCGCGTCCAGGGGCGATCAGAAGTGCTGGGTGAAGCAGCGGTTGTCGAGGTGGCCGAGGGCATACTCGGTGTAGAGGCCGGCGAACATGCCGCGGGTCTGCTCGGCCCAGGCGAAGGCCGCGGGCTCGGTGGCCCGCCGCACCACCTGCGTGTAGCCGCCTTGGTGGATCCGGTACTCAGCCCACGCCCCCGGATAGTCCTTGGTGCACCCGATCTCGGCGAACGGGACGTCGCGCACCGCGGGGAAGCGACGGATCCGGTTGCGGTGTGTGTGACCGGCGAAGTACCCGGCGATGTTCTCGCGACGGGTGACGACGCCAGCGAGCGCCTCGCTGTCGTCCGGGTTGATGCCGAACGTGTGTGGGTTGCGCGTGGGCGATGCGAGGTCCCAGAGGTAGTGGTGGCCGAACACCAACACCGGGTCCGCGGTTTCGCTCGCGAGGTCGTCGAGCCACTGCACCTGATCGGCGCTCAGCTGGCCGCCGTCGGTTCCCGGGATCACGGTGTCGAGCACCGCGAGCGTGATGCCCTCCAGCTCTACCGCGTACGGTGCGTCCTCGATCGCCATCGTGGGGTCGCGCATGGCGTCGTGGTTGCCGCGCACGTGGTGCATCCGATCGCCCAACGTGCCGTACATCGCGAGGAACGCGGCGTACTCGTCAGCGGAGCCGACGCTCGTGAGGTCACCCTTCACCACGACCACGTCGGGATCGAGCGCTCGCATCTCGCCTACGACGGCTCGGTTCATCGTCTCGGGATACGGCGGCTCATCGGGCGCGACGGAGAAGAACGGGCCGATGTCTTCGTGCGGCGGCCCAAGGTGCCCGCACTCGACTTCGCCGAAGTGGACGTCGTTGGCCGTGGCGATCGTCGCGAGGAGCCGACCAGCAGGACACGCCAAGGTGCGAAACGATGCGGGCAGGTTCTCAGTGGCGGGCGCGCCCTCGACGTCGAGCGTGTACTCGTGGTCAGGAGCGAGACCGTCGACGCGCACGACATGCCACGCACCTGTTGTGGTGACCTCCCGGGCTCCTACTCGCGTCGTGACCGATTCACCCGCCCTGGTAGTGAAGGTGACGAAGGCCTCGTCAGGGCCGACCGCGAAGAGCTCGGCGTTGGCCGGCGCCGTCATGCGCCGTCGCTATGGACGGGTGCGCCGCGCGACGCGACCTGAGAAACGCCACGGGCCGCGAACCCGCCCGACCCGGCGCGAAACGAGCCGTGCACCGCGCACCCACTCGTCGAGATGCGGCTCGTGGTCCATCGGCGGACCCCCAGCCGTGGACACCGTGACCGCCGCCAAGATCGCCGCCACCTCCTCAGGCGTGGCGTCTGGCGTGATGGCCCGCAGCCGCGGGCCACTGCCTCGCTCGGTCACCACGTGGTCACTCCGGTCAGGGCCAGTCTCATCCGACGGAGCATCAGAGAGGCAGGTTGCCGTGCTTGCGCTGCGGCAGCTGCTCGCGCTTGGTGCGGAGCATGGCGAGCGACCGGGCAAGCACCCGACGCGTGTCGCGGGGATCGATGACGTCGTCCACATAGCCACGCTCAGCCGCGATGTACGGGTTCGCGAAACGCTCCGTGTACTCCTCGATGAGCTCGGCACGGCGCGTCTCGGGGTCGGCGGAGGTCTCGATCTCCTTGCGGAAGATGATGTTCACCGCACCCTGGGGACCCATCACCGCAACTTCGGCCGACGGCCAGGCGAAGGCCAGGTCGGCACCGATCGACTTGGAGTTCATGACGACGTACGCGCCGCCGTACGCCTTGCGGGTGATGATCTGCACCCGGGGAACGGTCGCTTCGCAGTACGCGTACAGCAGCTTGGCGCCGTGGCGAATGATCCCGCCGTACTCCTGGTCGGTGCCAGGAAGAAAGCCGGGCACGTCGACGAACGTCACCAGCGGCACGTTGAACGCGTCGCACAAGCGCACGAAGCGGGCCGCCTTCTCCGACGCGTCGATGTCGAGCGTTCCCGCGAGCACTTGGGGCTGATTGCCGACGATCCCGACGGAGTACCCGTCGATTCGGGCAAACCCGCACACGATGTTCTGCGCCCAGAGCGCGTGCACTTCAAAGAAGTCGCCATCGTCGACGATCTCGTGGATCACGGCCTTGATGTCGTACGGCTTGTTCGGCGCATCGGGGATGAGCCCGACGATGTCTTCGCAGCGGCGCTCGGGGTCGTCGGTGGGCTCGAAGTAGGGAGGCTCTTCGAGGTTGTTCGAGGGCAGGAAGGAGAGGAGGTAGCGCACCTGCGTGAGCGCGGTGTCCTCGTCGTCGGCGACGAAGGTCGCGACACCCGACTTGGACGCGTGCGTCATCGCGCCGCCGAGCTCCTCTTGTGTCACGTCCTCACCGGTCACGGTCTTCACCACGTCGGGCCCGGTGATGAACATGTGCGACGAGCCCTTGACCATGAAGACGAAGTCGGTGATCGCGGGCGAGTACACCGCACCGCCCGCACACGGCCCGAGGATCACACTCACCTGCGGGATGACGCCCGATGCCTTCACGTTGCGGAAGAAGATCCCGCCGTAGGCGTCGAGCGAGACGACGCCCTCTTGGATGCGGGCACCGGCGCCGTCGTTGAGCCCGATCATCGGCGCACCCACCGATTCTGCGAGGTCCATCACCTTGTGGATCTTCTCGGCGAACACCTCGCCGAGGGCACCGCCGAACACGGTGAAGTCCTGGGCGAACACGAACACCTTGCGACCGTCGATCGTGCCCCATCCGGTGACGACGCCATCGGTGAGGGGGCGGGTCTGCTCGATGCCGAACCCGTGCGCCCGGTGGCGCGAGAGCATGTCGAGCTCTACGAACGAGCCCTCGTCGAGCAGCTTCTCCAGGCGCTCGCGCGCGGTGAGCTTGCCGCGTTCGTGCTGGCGCTGGACGGCCGCGGGGCTCCCGGCGTGCAGCGCTTCCTCGCGGAGGGCGGCGAGCTGCTCGAGCCGCTCCTCGATGGGGTGGGGAGCGCCGGGCGTGACACCGGCACCGGGGTCACCGTGCAGCGCCTCGGCCTCGGCTTGCTCCTGGATCTCGGACTCTTCGACCGCCATGAGGGGTGCAGCGTACCGGGCGGCTCCGCCGGGTCTCGGCGACCGGTCTAGTAGCGGAAGTGCGCGACGACGAACAGCGTGGTGCCGTTCCGGCACGACGCACCCACGCCGAGATACCGATTCCTGAACTGCTGCATCACGGAGAAGTGGGGTGGGCTCGCGATCCAGGCGTTCACTGCGGCATTCGCCGCGGTCTGGCCGGTCGCACAGCCCGAGGGGAGGTACCAGCAGAACAGGTTCTCGCCGCCGCCGCCCGGGTACCACGCGAGGAGCTGAGCCCCGGAGGAGTGCAGGAGGGGACCGCACGCGCTGCTGCTCGCGTTCACGTTCGCCACCCACTGTGCCGCCATGCTGGCGCCGACATCAGGCTGGTAGTCGAAGCCCGTGAGGTTCTCGTGGGCGTTGAAGACCGCCTGGATCGTGGCGGACGAGCTCTGGTGGACCACCGGGGGTGGGGGCGCAGGGGCAGCCTTCGGTCGGCACCCGGCTGCGACCAGCACGGCCACGACCAGGAAGATGACTGCGTGTGCGCGTCGCACGCTCATGGGCTGCTCCCCGAGGGCTGGTTCGGTGGTGCTCCATGGCGGCACACCGTGCCTGGGCGACGCGGTGCCTGGAGATGACCGAGAGGGACCCCAGGGGTCCCTCTCGGGGACGACCGTACACGCCCCTCGCGGGCACGGCGAAAAATGCGCCTCGGCCCGCTGGCCCTACTCCTGCACCAGCTCGATGAGGGTGCCGAACGCGGTCTTGGGGTGCACGAAGGCGACCGTGGTCCCCCGGCTGCCGGGGCGCGGTGCCTCGTCGATGACCTTGTGGCCCTGGGCCTTCACCCGCTCGAGGGCCGCGGCGCAATCGCTGACGCGGTATCCCACATGGTGGATGCCCTCGCCCCGCTTCTCGAGGTACTTGGCGACCGGCGAGTCGTCGCGCACGGGCGTGAGGAGCTGCACGTACGAGTCGGCCACCTTCAGCAACGCTTCCTCGACCCCGTCGCGCTCGACCACCTCGCGGTGCGCAACCTGACACCCGAACGTGTCTTGGTAGTACTCGATCGCCGCCTCGAGATCGTTGACCGCGATCGCCACGTGGTCGATCTCGGTGAGCACCGAGACGCCGGGTTCAGGCGCCATGGCGACGGAAGAGGGTGATCTGGGGCAGCAACTTCTCGCGCATCTCGGGGTTGGTCACGCCGAGGCCCTCCTCCGGCGCGAGCGCGAGGATGCCGAGCTTGCCCTCGTGCAGGTTGTGGTGCACCTGGTACGCGGCCTCGCCGGTGTTGTCGAGCGTGAACACCTTCGAGAGCGCGGGGTGGATGCGCCCGTCACACACGAGCCGGTTGGCTTCCCATGCCTCGCGGTAGTTGGCGTAGTGGCAGCCCTTGAGCGTCTTCAGGTTCATCCAGAGATAGCGGTTGTCGAACTCAATGTTGAAGCCGCTGGTGGCGGCGCACGTGATGATCATGCCGCCCCGCTTGGCGACGAACACCGACGCACCCATCGTTTGGCGACCGGGATGCTCGAAGACGATGTCGGGGTCGTTGCCCGTGAGCTCTCTGATCCTCTTGCCGAGGCGACGCCACTCCCCGGCATCCTGTGTGTGCTCGTCCTTCCAGAACTTGAAGTCCTCGGCCTTCCGATCGATGACGTGCTCGCAACCCATCTCGTGGAGCAGCGCGGCCTTGTCGGGGGACGAGACCACACCCACCGGCGTGCCGCCGCCGTTCAGCACGTACTGCACGGCATAGGCCCCGATCCCGCCGGTGGCACCCCATACCAGCACCGTCTGACCCTGGGTCATGTGCGAACCGTTGGGGCTCACGATCATGCGATAGCTCGTCGAGTTGCAGAGGGGGTTGACGGCCGCCTCCTCCCACGTGAGGTGGGAGGGCTTCGGCATCAGCTGGTTGACCTTGGCGACCGCAATCTCAGCGAGGCCGCCGTAGTTGGACTCGAAGCCCCAGATGCGCTGATTGGGGGCGAGCATCGCGTCGTCGTGCGCGGCCGGGTCCTGGTCGTCGACGTAGTTGCTGTGAACGCAGACGCTGTCGCCCGGCTTCCAGTTGCGAACCGCCGAGCCGACGCGCAGGACCACGCCGGTTGCGTCGGAACCGATCACATGGAACGGCTGGTCGTGGCGCGCACCCCACACGCTCTCCTTCGCGAGGCGCGCGAGGAACTGGAACGTGGGGAGCGGCTCGAAGATCGACGTCCACACTGTGTTGAAGTTGATCGACGACGCCATGACCGCCACGTACGCCTCGTCGGGTGCCAGCTCGGGCAGTGCGACATCGTCGACATGCACCGACTTGCGCGGGTCCTTCTCTTCCGACGGCATGTCGGCGAACATCTCTTGCTCGTCAGCTCGGACCACCGCGGCCCGGAATGAAGACGGAAGCGGGATCGCTCCGATCTCCTCGCCTGGGGCGCCCTGGAGAATCGCGGTGCGGATGGCGTCGATCTCGGTGCTCATGGGTAGAGCAGGCTACGCGTCCGCGTGCCCGCGATGCCTCCCGCGGTCAGGTCCTGGCTGGCGACGGAGGGCTTGCGCTTCGGTACGATCGGCACGACCTACTTCAGCGCAGGAAAGGTGCCTCGATGCCCGGCTCTGTGATCGTCTCGTCGGCTCGCACGCCGATTGGCAAACTGTCCGGCGCGCTCGCGCCGATGAGCGCGATGGACCTCGGCGGAATCGCTATCAAAGCCGCGCTCGAGCGCGGCGGCGTCGGACCCGAGCAGGTCGACTATGTGGTCATGGGCCAGGTGCTCCAGGCAGGACAGGGGCAGATCACCGCGCGCCAAGCCGCGGCGAAGGCGGGCATCCCGATGACCGTTCCCGCGATCACGATCAACAAGGTGTGCTTGTCCGGTATCAACGCCATCTACCTCGCCGACCAGATGGTGCAGGCCGGCGACGCAGAAGTCGTCGTCTGCGGTGGCATGGAGTCGATGACCAACTCGCCGTACCTGCTCCCGAACGCGCGCGCGGGTTACCGCATGGGCAACTCGGAGGTGCTCGACTCGCTCATCCAGGACGGCCTGTGGTGCGCGTTCGACGCCGTGCACATGGGTTCGGGCACGGAGCGTTACTGCGGCGAGTTCGGAGGACTCACTCGCGAGCTCATGGACGACGCCGCGGCCAAGAGCCACGATCGTGCCGCAGCCGCGGCCAAGGAAGGGCGTCTGGCCGAGGAGATCGCCCCCGTCGCACTCCCCCAGCGCAAGGGCGACCCAATCCTCGTGGAGGTCGACGAGGGCGTCCGCCCAGGCACCACCACGGAGTCACTCGCCGCGCTCAGGCCGGCCTTCGACAAGGAAGGCACGATCACCGCCGGCAACGCGTCGCAGATCTCGGACGGCGCGGCGGCACTGGTGGTCACGAGCACCGAAAAGGCCGCCGAGCTGGGCGTCACCCCCATCGCCGAGCTCGTGAGCTTCGGCATGGTGGCCGGCCCCGACACCTCGCTCCTCACCCAGCCGTCGCGGGCAATCAAGCGTGCGCTCGAGCAGATCGACAAGCCAGTCTCGAGCCTCGACCTCTTCGAGCTGAACGAAGCGTTCGCCGCGGTGGGCCTGGCATCCATGCGTGATCTCGGGATCACCGACGACGTCGTCAACGTCAACGGCGGCGCGATCGCGCTCGGCCACCCAATTGGCATGTCCGGGGCGCGCATCGTGATCACGCTCGTGAACGAGCTGCGCCGTCGCGGCGGATCACTCGGCGCGGCGGCGCTGTGCGGCGGTGGTGGGCAGGGCGACGCCGCAGTCGTGCGCGCGCTGTAACACCGCACGCCACCGAGCAGCTCTTCCGTCAGGAGCCTTGATGTCACTGCCCCCGCCGCCGCCGCCGGATGGCACACCCCCGCCACCCCCACCGGAGGATTGGCAGTCATCAACCGGCTACGGCGGGTCGGGCTATCGAACCGCTTCCGGTCCGCGCGCCGGGTTCTGGATCCGCTTCGTCGGCGCACTCGTGGACGGGATCCTGCTCGGGATGGTGAACGGGATCATCCAGGAGGCGACGAACCGGTGGGTGGCAGCTGTTGTCGGCATCGTGATCGCAGTCGTCTACACGACGTACTTCATCGGGAGCCCGAGCGGTCAGACCGTTGGCATGCGCGCGGTCGGGATTCGGGTCATCGACGCCACCGGCGGTGATCGGGTCGACTACGGCCGCTGCGTCACCCGATACCTCGTCGCCATCCTCTCTGGTCTCGCGTTCGGCCTCGGCTACTTCTGGATGCTGTGGGATCCAGAGCGCC encodes:
- a CDS encoding protein meaA, with protein sequence MTEREQPWMMRTYSGHSSARASNELYRTNLAKGQTGLSVAFDLPTQTGYDPDHILARGEVGKVGVPVPNLGEMRTLFDGIPLDEMNTSMTINATAMWLLGMYLALAEEQRVDPGALAGTTQNDIVKEYLSRGTYIFGPIPSRRLTVDVICHTVRNVPKWNPINVCSYHLQEAGATPVQEIAYALATAVGVLDAVRESGQIPADEMPEVVGRISFFVNSGIRFVEETCKVRAFSRLWEHLVAERYGVTDEKLRRFRYGVQVNSLGLTEKQPENNVQRIVLETLGVTLSKDARARAIQLPTWNEALGLPRPWDQQWSLRIQQVLAFETDLLEYGDIFDGSKVIEAKTTELAGAAEAELAWVLDGGGAFEMTEAMKGRLVQSHAERVRKIESGELEVIGVNCFQETAASPLVTEDAEHILVVDPAAEAEQIERLEQWRRDRDGDAVAKAMDRLRETAATDENLMPATMELARAGGTVGEWSDALRAEFGEYRAPTGIGGVAVAPSDALVVVRTRAQQAAKELGGPLRMLVGKPGLDGHSNGAEQIAVAARDAGFEVVYQGIRLTPAQIAAAARDEDVDVVGLSILSGSHLELVPETVRLIREAGSDAPVVVGGIIPDADRPTLERAGVAAVYTPKDYKTSAIIADIVELAIEHRKRLARTA
- a CDS encoding sigma-70 family RNA polymerase sigma factor, which encodes MTRTPELTGFCREAWPRLVGALSLYTGDRHVAEELSQEALVRVCERWTEVRAMESPMGWAHRVGFNLASSHYRRRGAERRARQRLGAVVDVTAPPVEAADALALRNAVAALPESQRRALVLRYYVDLPVADVALLMDCPENTVKTHTRRAIESLRGAGLTTDDELRTESKEMHGGE
- a CDS encoding long-chain fatty acid--CoA ligase, translating into MSVSSDDIARTVAGHTVATRFRDTVREHGARVALRWKEATPAGEEGWGEWTWSDYAERACRLAAALSELGVVKGERVVLMMRNRPQFHIADVATMLLGATPVSIYNSSAPEQVEYLARHCGAVVAIVEDVDYLERVLKVRDELPALGAVVIIEDDGRAPGNVLHWHDLLQRDPIDLDAAASVAEPDDLATIIYTSGTTGPPKGVMLDHANVVWTVESLLGCWEAVPYFSRMVSYLPMAHIAERMVSHYQGIVGVFEVTTCPEPSQVASYLPQVKPEIMFAVPRVWEKIHAGVLALAGADANQQAMLDAALPVGEQESEYRARGEALPADLAAEYNEKAKPVGDFVLGLLGLDQIKAAISGAAPLPVEVLKFFRALGLEMSEIYGLSETSGPMTWTPFRVKVGTVGPPIPGCEVRLADDGEVLARGGNIFRGYLNDAERTAEALDDDGWLHTGDIGVFDDDQYLKIVDRKKELIITAGGKNISPANLESALKSFPLIGQAAVIGDNRPFVSALVVLDPDVAPAWAAKQGVKATSLAELALDPVVLEEVERNVAEANKRFSNVERIKKYTVLGAEWLADSEELTPTMKLKRRGVNTKYTDEIEAMYAR
- a CDS encoding metallophosphoesterase, which encodes MTAPANAELFAVGPDEAFVTFTTRAGESVTTRVGAREVTTTGAWHVVRVDGLAPDHEYTLDVEGAPATENLPASFRTLACPAGRLLATIATANDVHFGEVECGHLGPPHEDIGPFFSVAPDEPPYPETMNRAVVGEMRALDPDVVVVKGDLTSVGSADEYAAFLAMYGTLGDRMHHVRGNHDAMRDPTMAIEDAPYAVELEGITLAVLDTVIPGTDGGQLSADQVQWLDDLASETADPVLVFGHHYLWDLASPTRNPHTFGINPDDSEALAGVVTRRENIAGYFAGHTHRNRIRRFPAVRDVPFAEIGCTKDYPGAWAEYRIHQGGYTQVVRRATEPAAFAWAEQTRGMFAGLYTEYALGHLDNRCFTQHF